The following coding sequences are from one Wenzhouxiangella sp. AB-CW3 window:
- a CDS encoding histidine phosphatase family protein gives MLSRFTHIPSTCLALAAILAIATSIPGATVAQTDGATTSDTMTLYIVRHGQTDWNAQDRIQGDTDNPLNDTGIQQAEQVAAQLGGGHSRSDLSQRAGARHSDSRNHR, from the coding sequence ATGCTGAGTCGATTTACCCACATACCCTCTACCTGCCTGGCACTTGCCGCCATTCTAGCGATTGCCACGAGCATACCGGGAGCAACTGTTGCCCAAACCGATGGTGCCACGACTTCCGACACGATGACCTTGTACATCGTGCGTCACGGACAGACAGACTGGAATGCACAGGACCGGATTCAGGGCGATACGGACAACCCGCTCAACGATACAGGCATTCAACAGGCAGAGCAGGTCGCGGCACAACTGGGGGGCGGTCACAGTCGATCGGATTTATCCCAGCGCGCTGGTGCGCGCCATTCAGACAGCCGAAACCATCGCTGA
- the rplS gene encoding 50S ribosomal protein L19, with product MSNIIDEINKEQTEREIPEFGAGDTVVVNLWVREGDRQRLQAFEGVVIAKRNRGVNSAFTVRKVSHGTGVERVFQTYSPLIESVKVKRRGKVRRAKLFYLRNLEGKAARIKEKLTGRARNRARA from the coding sequence ATGAGCAACATCATCGACGAAATCAACAAGGAACAGACCGAGCGGGAAATCCCGGAATTCGGTGCCGGCGATACAGTCGTCGTGAATCTGTGGGTGCGTGAGGGCGATCGCCAGCGACTGCAGGCCTTTGAGGGTGTGGTGATTGCCAAGCGCAATCGCGGCGTGAATTCGGCCTTTACCGTGCGGAAGGTGTCCCACGGCACCGGGGTGGAGCGTGTGTTCCAGACCTATAGCCCCCTGATCGAGTCGGTCAAGGTGAAGCGTCGGGGCAAGGTGCGTCGCGCCAAGCTGTTCTACCTGCGCAATCTGGAAGGCAAGGCCGCCCGCATCAAGGAAAAGCTGACCGGCCGCGCCCGGAACCGCGCTCGCGCCTGA
- a CDS encoding polymer-forming cytoskeletal protein, producing MGIISRGRAQNGQRAGTTVIAAGTKLVGDLALTDNLHIDGRIEGTVQSDAEVAIGEQGSIDGEIHASRILVSGHFQGNIEAERLEIAAGGRVDGDVVVGELIIESGAQFNGSSKIRGQEPPRQLGHMSDGEATEESEESAADQGTDNQKDSKKPAKTS from the coding sequence ATGGGAATCATTAGCCGAGGTCGTGCGCAGAACGGCCAGCGTGCCGGAACGACCGTCATTGCAGCAGGCACAAAGCTGGTCGGCGACCTTGCCCTGACCGACAACCTGCATATTGACGGCCGCATCGAAGGCACGGTGCAGTCCGATGCCGAAGTAGCCATCGGCGAGCAGGGCAGCATCGACGGCGAAATTCACGCAAGCCGCATACTCGTCAGCGGCCACTTTCAGGGCAACATCGAGGCCGAACGGCTGGAAATCGCCGCGGGTGGGCGCGTTGACGGCGATGTAGTCGTGGGCGAACTCATTATCGAGTCCGGCGCACAGTTCAACGGCTCGAGCAAGATCCGCGGCCAGGAACCACCACGCCAGCTGGGACACATGAGCGACGGGGAAGCAACCGAAGAATCAGAAGAATCAGCAGCCGACCAAGGGACTGACAACCAGAAAGACAGCAAGAAGCCCGCAAAAACCTCCTGA
- a CDS encoding M23 family metallopeptidase, whose translation MRHRYQITITDYRGARHFTLSQLMRRTLAGIVAGLALIFLGGSLMIHMLAGKVGSLNAEVDELQALHDTIASSNAALLSERAQLQDEVEDKARALSAISAEIDQIEILVGLQPEPERPLVQRIDTASQTAFEKRLMLESIPSGYPVESGRVTSSFGMRRHPIHDRMAKHGGVDLRAPRGTPIYATADGLVEWAAKHHNSGLGKMVKLIHNYGFSTVYGHLDEIKVESGSYVKRGQLLGYSGNTGASTAPHLHYEVRYLQRRLDPAPFLQWSLEDYDVLFTKEDRVQWESLAEVVRRTASVPERPSLQQAQSWSATLP comes from the coding sequence ATGCGTCATCGTTACCAGATCACGATCACCGACTACCGCGGCGCGCGCCACTTCACCCTGAGCCAGCTGATGCGCCGAACCCTGGCCGGAATCGTGGCCGGGCTCGCGCTGATCTTCCTGGGCGGGTCGCTGATGATACATATGCTCGCGGGCAAGGTCGGCAGCCTCAACGCCGAGGTCGACGAGCTCCAGGCCCTGCATGACACCATTGCCAGTAGTAACGCTGCACTGCTGTCCGAGCGCGCCCAGCTCCAGGACGAAGTTGAAGACAAGGCCCGCGCCCTGTCGGCCATCAGCGCCGAGATAGACCAGATCGAGATCCTGGTCGGACTGCAACCCGAACCCGAGCGCCCGCTGGTCCAGCGCATCGACACCGCCAGCCAGACCGCTTTCGAAAAGCGCCTGATGCTCGAATCCATACCGTCGGGCTACCCCGTGGAGTCCGGCCGGGTCACCAGCAGCTTCGGCATGCGACGCCACCCCATTCACGACCGCATGGCCAAACACGGCGGCGTCGACCTGCGTGCCCCCCGCGGCACCCCCATCTACGCCACCGCCGACGGCCTGGTGGAATGGGCCGCCAAGCACCACAACAGCGGCCTGGGCAAGATGGTCAAGCTGATCCACAACTACGGGTTTTCGACCGTGTACGGGCACCTCGACGAGATCAAGGTCGAATCGGGCAGCTACGTCAAGCGCGGCCAACTGCTGGGATATTCCGGCAACACCGGCGCATCGACCGCCCCACACCTGCATTACGAGGTCCGCTACTTGCAGCGGCGGCTAGACCCCGCCCCCTTCCTGCAGTGGTCACTTGAGGACTACGATGTTTTGTTTACCAAAGAGGATCGCGTTCAATGGGAATCATTAGCCGAGGTCGTGCGCAGAACGGCCAGCGTGCCGGAACGACCGTCATTGCAGCAGGCACAAAGCTGGTCGGCGACCTTGCCCTGA